The following proteins are encoded in a genomic region of Populus trichocarpa isolate Nisqually-1 chromosome 13, P.trichocarpa_v4.1, whole genome shotgun sequence:
- the LOC7474626 gene encoding uncharacterized protein LOC7474626 isoform X1 — MDHIVGGKFKLGRKIGGGSFGEIFLGIDVQNGEEVGIKLEPVRSKHPQLHYESKIYMLLQGGMGIPQLKWFGVDGEYSIMVIDLLGPSLEDLFNYCNRKLSLKTVLMLADQLINRVEYMHSRGFLHRDIKPDNFLMGLGRKANQVYIIDYGLAKKYRDSQTHKHIPYRENKNLTGTARYASVNTHLGVEQSRRDDLESLGYVLMYFLRGSLPWQGLKAGTKKQKYDKISEKKTLTPIEVLCKSYPSEFISYFHYCRSLRFEDKPDYSYLKRLFRDLFLREGYQFDYIYDWTILKYPQIGSNSRQKQPSAKAGSKLRPSTEKTEKTPVGKEMHDRYLGVVEVLGRRSASNVNVDRSKHRPSENVSPSKEVRSDLDRGRTSFSHNGSMSRKAVASSSRIGTTVSANESRSSWLFSNTNRLPTTQKNRSGVESKMASVSHGTPTKGTREGHLRSFENLSIGAQKRKQ, encoded by the exons ATGGATCATATTGTTGGGGGAAAATTCAAACTGGGTAGAAAGATCGGTGGAGGATCTTTTGGGGAGATTTTTCTTG GGATTGATGTGCAGAATGGAGAGGAAGTTGGCATAAAGCTG GAACCTGTAAGGAGCAAGCACCCTCAGCTTCACTATGAGTCTAAAATTTACATGCTTCTTCAAGGAGGAA tGGGAATTCCTCAACTCAAGTGGTTTGGTGTTGATGGTGAGTACAGCATCATGGTTATTGACCTTCTTGGGCCAAGTCTTGAAGACTTATTCAACTACTGCAATCGGAAGCTTTCTTTGAAAACAGTGTTGATGCTTGCAGATCAATTG attaacaGGGTTGAATATATGCACTCAAGGGGCTTTCTTCACCGTGACATAAAGCCTGATAACTTTCTTATGGGTTTGGGACGTAAAGCCAATCAG GTTTATATTATTGATTATGGCCTTGCAAAGAAGTATAGGGATTCTCAAACTCATAAGCACATACCATACAG ggaaaataaaaatcttaccgGCACAGCTCGATATGCCAGTGTTAACACTCACCTTGGAGTTG AACAAAGTAGAAGAGATGATTTGGAATCTCTCGGTTATGTGCTTATGTATTTCCTCAGGGGAAG CCTTCCGTGGCAGGGTCTTAAAGCAGGGACAAAAAAGCAGAAGTATGATAAAATCAGTGAAAAGAAGACCTTAACTCCTATAGAG GTTCTTTGCAAATCATATCCATCAGAGTTCATATCATACTTTCATTATTGTCGATCATTACGATTTGAAGACAAACCGGATTATTCATATTTGAAGAGGCTTTTTCGTGACTTATTTCTTAGAGAAG GCTatcaatttgattatatatatgattgGACAATTTTGAAGTATCCTCAAATTGGTTCCAATTCTAGACAAAAG CAGCCTAGTGCAAAGGCAGGTTCAAAACTTCGACCATCTactgaaaaaacagaaaagactcCAG TGGGAAAAGAGATGCATGATAGATATTTGGGTGTGGTTGAAGTGTTGGGTAGAAGAAGTGCTTCCAATGTTAATGTTGATCGCTCGAAGCACAGGCCATCGGAGAATGTTTCACCATCAAAGGAAGTG CGATCTGATTTGGATAGAGGCCGCACTTCTTTCTCTCACAATGGAAGTATGTCAAGAAAGGCTGTTGCTTCAAGCAGCAGAATAGGCACTACTGTTTCAGCTAATGAGAGTAGATCAAGTTGGCTGTTTTCGAATACTAATCGCCTGCCTACCACCCAAAAAAACCGTTCTGGAGTTGAGTCCAAAATGGCATCAGTTTCTCATGGAACCCCTACAAAAGGCACCCGTGAGGGCCATCTTCGAAGCTTTGAGAATCTTTCCATTGGCGCACAGAAGAGGAAGCAATGA
- the LOC7474626 gene encoding casein kinase 1-like protein 10 isoform X2, with protein sequence MDHIVGGKFKLGRKIGGGSFGEIFLGIDVQNGEEVGIKLEPVRSKHPQLHYESKIYMLLQGGMGIPQLKWFGVDGEYSIMVIDLLGPSLEDLFNYCNRKLSLKTVLMLADQLINRVEYMHSRGFLHRDIKPDNFLMGLGRKANQVYIIDYGLAKKYRDSQTHKHIPYRENKNLTGTARYASVNTHLGVEQSRRDDLESLGYVLMYFLRGSLPWQGLKAGTKKQKYDKISEKKTLTPIEVLCKSYPSEFISYFHYCRSLRFEDKPDYSYLKRLFRDLFLREGYQFDYIYDWTILKYPQIGSNSRQKPSAKAGSKLRPSTEKTEKTPVGKEMHDRYLGVVEVLGRRSASNVNVDRSKHRPSENVSPSKEVRSDLDRGRTSFSHNGSMSRKAVASSSRIGTTVSANESRSSWLFSNTNRLPTTQKNRSGVESKMASVSHGTPTKGTREGHLRSFENLSIGAQKRKQ encoded by the exons ATGGATCATATTGTTGGGGGAAAATTCAAACTGGGTAGAAAGATCGGTGGAGGATCTTTTGGGGAGATTTTTCTTG GGATTGATGTGCAGAATGGAGAGGAAGTTGGCATAAAGCTG GAACCTGTAAGGAGCAAGCACCCTCAGCTTCACTATGAGTCTAAAATTTACATGCTTCTTCAAGGAGGAA tGGGAATTCCTCAACTCAAGTGGTTTGGTGTTGATGGTGAGTACAGCATCATGGTTATTGACCTTCTTGGGCCAAGTCTTGAAGACTTATTCAACTACTGCAATCGGAAGCTTTCTTTGAAAACAGTGTTGATGCTTGCAGATCAATTG attaacaGGGTTGAATATATGCACTCAAGGGGCTTTCTTCACCGTGACATAAAGCCTGATAACTTTCTTATGGGTTTGGGACGTAAAGCCAATCAG GTTTATATTATTGATTATGGCCTTGCAAAGAAGTATAGGGATTCTCAAACTCATAAGCACATACCATACAG ggaaaataaaaatcttaccgGCACAGCTCGATATGCCAGTGTTAACACTCACCTTGGAGTTG AACAAAGTAGAAGAGATGATTTGGAATCTCTCGGTTATGTGCTTATGTATTTCCTCAGGGGAAG CCTTCCGTGGCAGGGTCTTAAAGCAGGGACAAAAAAGCAGAAGTATGATAAAATCAGTGAAAAGAAGACCTTAACTCCTATAGAG GTTCTTTGCAAATCATATCCATCAGAGTTCATATCATACTTTCATTATTGTCGATCATTACGATTTGAAGACAAACCGGATTATTCATATTTGAAGAGGCTTTTTCGTGACTTATTTCTTAGAGAAG GCTatcaatttgattatatatatgattgGACAATTTTGAAGTATCCTCAAATTGGTTCCAATTCTAGACAAAAG CCTAGTGCAAAGGCAGGTTCAAAACTTCGACCATCTactgaaaaaacagaaaagactcCAG TGGGAAAAGAGATGCATGATAGATATTTGGGTGTGGTTGAAGTGTTGGGTAGAAGAAGTGCTTCCAATGTTAATGTTGATCGCTCGAAGCACAGGCCATCGGAGAATGTTTCACCATCAAAGGAAGTG CGATCTGATTTGGATAGAGGCCGCACTTCTTTCTCTCACAATGGAAGTATGTCAAGAAAGGCTGTTGCTTCAAGCAGCAGAATAGGCACTACTGTTTCAGCTAATGAGAGTAGATCAAGTTGGCTGTTTTCGAATACTAATCGCCTGCCTACCACCCAAAAAAACCGTTCTGGAGTTGAGTCCAAAATGGCATCAGTTTCTCATGGAACCCCTACAAAAGGCACCCGTGAGGGCCATCTTCGAAGCTTTGAGAATCTTTCCATTGGCGCACAGAAGAGGAAGCAATGA